The following is a genomic window from Chryseobacterium ginsenosidimutans.
CGCTACATAACCACGGTTTTGCGTGATCTGATCGGTTCCTCCCGCATCGGGACTCATCATTCTGATAAAATGAGTCGTATCATTTGTCTGCCAGTCAAATCTTACCTGTACCCTGCCCTGTCCTTCAGGATCAGTATTGGAGATCACTGTCGCAATCTGTGGTTCGGCTTTGGGAACCGTGAATTCAGGTTTAGGAAGAAATCCTGTATCTGAAGCTATTCCGTGGAAACTACCGCTGTAATGGCCGATCGTGTCGATATCGTGAATCGTTTCCGTTACCATGATTCTTGTGAAATATGACGTTTCATTCGTATCCGGTTTTCGCATTTCGATATCTACTGCACAGCCTGGATGTAAAAAAGGAACCGTCGTGGAGCCCGAAATATTAAAAACATTTACCGCCTCACTACCCGATGTGCTTCTCTGTGAATATTCCACATCCAGATGGGTTGTTGCTTTAATGGGAGCCACCCGTAAAGAAGGTGTTTTGTAAATTGTTTCGTTATGCTGATAAGCCGTTTTGGCTAAATCTCCAACGTGTTGAATCGGAGTTGCTCCGGAAGTAAGCTTCTCATGTTTACTGCTGTTGTATCCGTAGAATTGTGGCTTGGTATGAACGGCCTTTAATTCCACTTTAATATCATTTGCACTGCTTCCGTAGGTCAGTTTGATGGGTTGGTTTTGCGGCGGAAGTTTTCCGAAGTGAAGAACTTCTCCGTCGTAATAAAACTGTTCACCATACGCTTCTGCCATTCTTGCCAGATAATTGTAATGCGTCTCATCGTACTGGCTGCTGTAGATAATTTGAGAATAATCGTTGGTATCGATTCTGATATCAAAACGACTTTTATCTAAGCCCTGTCTGATAACTTCTTCAGCAATAATTCCCATATTAACAGCCTGACTGCCACCAAAGCTCTGGATATGGGGAGCCCCATCCAATAAAATGGTCGGACTGTACCCCGAGAGGACAATATTCCCAAGACTCATTTTTTCCTGACTGAAACCAACTCCTGTAATGACGCCCACAAATGTCCGTTCAGGGCTTTTGTCGATGTCTTTGTAGGAAATAACTGCTGTTAAACGTTTTCCTAAAAACTTATTGGCTTCTTCTAAGGTATGGGTTTGGCGGTCGCCTAAAGTATCATGAGCTAAAGTGAGTGTAAACTCATGATGACGCTGTGCGCTTTGTTTGAGTCTGAAATGCTTATAATATTTGATAACTTTACCTTCAATAATCAAAGATAATTTTACCAGGCGGTTGATCCCGCTCTGATGATTCGCTGAAATCCCCGAAGCATTCTGCGACGGACGAAACACAGAGCCTCCCGATGTTGATGAGGTATTTGACATAATTTCGTGATTGTGTGGTATGATAAATATACAAAATTTATTCAAAGTCGTATAAAATATACAGCTTTAATATTATGCGAAAGCCAATATTATCGGTCTTTTCTATAAAATTTAACTGATTAATTTCAACAATTCTGTGAAAAAAGACTGTCTATAAAGACAGCCTTACTTTTGTATATCATTAATACTGAAAAGATAAGATCTTATTAGCTTGACGGCCATAGACCTTTATACGCTGAATTTCCGTAGTTGATTGTTTCTGCACTTATAACAAAGCTGATCAACATTGAGTTTTCGTCTACAGCATCGAAGTCTACTTCATGCTGAATCACGTACCCGTTTTCCCAGTTTAAAGTGATCAAAGTACCTTCCTCGTGAGATTTGTTGAAAGTAATTTCACCTGTTGTAGGCTTGTATTTCCCATTTAGTAAAGATTCAAGGATTTCAGATTTTTCTGTTGCCTCGATTGTCACTTTGACCAATGCATTAGAGGGATCTGATGCCACTCTGCCTGAAACGTCGGTAGATCTTGATACGCTGTAATTCAGCTTTAATAATTTCTGACCTTCGCTGCCGTTGAATTTTAAGATTCCTCTTGAATTTGCTGCCATAATAGATAAATTTTAAACAGTTAATATTTTTGTGATTTGATTTAACCAAAGGTAGACACACTAGAATGAATTCTTAAACTTTCATGTTGCTATTTGAGATTTTGTAGTAATTCTACGATTAGTGACGAAAAAATTCTACAAAAAAAATTATTTATACAGCTATAATATAAAAACTCTTAAAATTAAAGCCTCACGGTCTTTGGTATACATAATTTGATTAAATTTACGACTATATACTGAAGGAAAATTAACGTTAGTCCAAAATACTTATGACAAAGAAAAATGCCACGATCTACGATATTTCAAAAAAAATCAATGTAAGTGTGGCAACTGTTTCCAGAGCTTTAAACGATCATCCCAGAATAAGCCAGGCAACAAAAGATTTGGTAAAGAAAACTGCTAAAGAAATGAATTATAAGCAGAATAACCTTGCCAAAGCCCTGAAAAGTGGTGAAACAAAAAATGTAGGAATCATCGTTCCTTTCGTAAATACCAATTTCTTTTCATCCGTCATCCGCGGAATTGAAGAAGAACTTTCACCGTTCGGCTATCATGTAATCATCTGCCAAAGCCACGAAGATGTAAATATTGAAAAAAAACACCTCAATACTTTGCTTAACGCTCAGGTAGACGGAATTTTCATGTCGGTTTCCCGTACTACGGTTGATACAGAGCATATTCAGCATATTTTAGATACAACCAATACCCCCATCATTTTCTTCGACAGGAAAAAGGATATCCCGGGAATCAGTACGGTAACTGTCGACGACTATAAAGGAGGTTATATGGCGACTGAGCATTTGATTGAGGAAGGCTACAAAAACATCTGTCATTTTTCAGGTGACTTAAATCTTGAAATTTATCAGAATCGTTTAAACGGTTATAAACAGGCTTTGACTGATCATAATTTAACCGTAAATGAAGAAAATATCATCTTTACCGGAAGTTCGATCGATGCAGGAATTGAAGCAATAAAAACATTGTGGAACAGGAAATCTATTCCGGATGCCATATTTTCCGCCAGTGATTTTGCAGCATTAGGAGCGTGCCAGGAATTAAAGAAACGTAAGATTAAAATCCCTCAGGAAGTAGCGGTGATCGGCTTTTCGAATGAGCCTTTTACTCAGTTTATGGAGCTTCCAATGAGTTCAATGGATCAGACCCCTGTAATTATGGGAAATATGGCAGGACAGGTTTTCCTGGATAATATTAAAGATAATTCTTCGGGAGTTTCTATTGAAAAGAAGGTTGTGCTTGCACCGAAGATCTGTGTAAGGAAGTCTTCGAAGAGGAAGTAGTTTTTACTTTAATACTTTTAAAACACTCTTAAACCACCCCGTCAAAAATTCTTTCGAATTTTCGCCACCCCTCCGAGGGAGGGGAATTTTTGTACCGTATAAGTGCGGTGTGCTTAATTCACATTTAGAAAATATAAGCAAATATTCAATTAAGTTTGCGAATAAGAATTCCCCTCTTTTGGAGGGGTGGATCGATTTTCAAAGAAAATTGAGACGGGGTGGTTTCTAACACCCATAATTTTCAACAATAAAATCCTCCAAACTCTTCATCACAACACCCAAATTATTTTTTACATCAAAATCAGTTATTCTAAAAATTCTTAATCCTAAAGATTCCAAATACTTCTGTCTTACTTCATCATCATCTTTTTTAAAATCATGACTCCAATCATCAATCTCAATTACCAATCCCAACTTTTTGACATAAAAATCAACAATATAATTTCCGATGATTCTTTGTCTGTCAAAATCTATACGATAAAAACTTTTAGCTCGAACTTGATTCCAAAAAATCACTTCGCTTAAAATTCCGGCTTTCCGTTTTCCGCTTAATAATGTTTTTAATTTTGGATTGTATGGAAGGTTTTCCACGAAGTTTTTGTGGATGAAAATTCCGTTGATCCGGGTTAATATTTCTTTCATTGTGTTTTTTCTTGTGTTGTAATTTTCAACCTTTTAAACCACCTCGTCTTCTTTCTGCGAAAGAATCCACCCCTCCAAAGGAGGGGAATTTTTTGCCACGCATAAACGCGAAGTGATTATTTAAATTTAGAAAATGTAAGACAAATATTCTATAAAACCTACACGTAAGAATTCCACTTCTGTGGAGAGGTGAAAATTAGATAGAATTTTTGACAGATGGTTTGCTTTTACCAATAATCAATAATTATTTCAGACATTCAAAATTTTTGCTACCTTAGTTTCATTAAATAAAAACACACGATTTTACTTATACAGTATTAACCCTTAAAATCAAAAATGATGGGATTAACAAATTTGAACTCCACCCATTTGAGCAGTGCAAAAATCACTGCGGCACAGGATGCCATCTCGGCATTGGAAAATGCTCTTGCAGAAATTACAACCAACCTTTCAGCCGAAGAACGCAAGCGTTACGGAAGCATCAATGAGCAAAACAAACTTTTTGTAAACAAAGTCTACGACTACAGCCAGAGCCAGCCCAATCTGAAATCTCCCGAAGTAGATTGGGATGAATTTAACAGAGATTACAGTTCCCGAAACAGCATGGAAGGAATGATCAGCAGGCTCGAAAGCCTCATCACCAGAATGAATAATGCCAAGACCCTGCACGATTACGACAATTATCAGTCGGCACTGGTAGAATATTCTTTCTCTACCTACAAAGCGGGTACTTCGGCACCCGGGTTTGAAAATAAGTACAAAGATCTAAAGCAGTTTTTTCTGAAAAATTCAACCTCAACTGCTCCACCCGAGGAGAAAAAATAAAACAACAACAATCAATACCCTTCCAAATATACGGAGGGGTATTTTTATGCTTTCAAACTTTCTTTTAATGGAGATTGATACGTTGTGGGATACTCAGGAGAAGTTCTTTACTGCTTCCGAAACGTTTCTTATAGGTTGGGAGAAGTTTTTCAGCTATCGGGATATGTTCTTTGATGGTCGGGAGCGGTTGCTGACTCCTCGCGATACGTTCTGCATAGGTCGGGAGTGGTCTTTTACCTATCCGGAGGTATCTTTTACCTGTCGGGACAGGTTGTAAAAAGTGTCCGGATGTATGGATAACCCCATCGGAGGCGTGGAATACCCCGTCGGGCTTCTGATGAACGTATCGGGATAGGTTGTACAACGTATCGGAACCTATACAGAACGTGTTGCGACTTCTTCGGAACGTGTCGGTTGGGGTTGGGGACGTGGAACTTGGGTTTTTGACGTGAGGGATGGGTTTTTGTTTGTGATTCGCGTGTAGAGATGGTGTGCTCGTTCTGCACTTTTCTAACCACCCCGTCTTTTTTCTTCGAAAAAATCCACCCCTCCGAGAGAGGGGAATTGCGTGACGCATAGTGTGGAAGTGGTATTTCCATTTTAAAAAATAAAAGTCAAATATTCAACAAAAGTCTACATATGAAAAATTCCCCTCCTCCGGAGGGGTGGCGAAAATTCGAAAGAATTTTTGACGGGGTGGTTTGTTTTCGCAGGAATTTAGAAATTGTTTGCTAATGTTTGCATCTGAGTGGGTACGATCGAGATGCTCGTACCAGCGTGGGGGCTATTTATTATTAACCCTTTATATTTGCATTAGCTAAAATTAAAATGAATGAAAAAATTAAAGTTTTTAATCTAAGTTATCTTTTTCGTCGCAGTACCTTCTTGTAAAAAGAACATAATAATACAAAGCTGATAGAAAAAACATCAACAAAAAACCTCTCACAGTTGATTCTTTTAGAGATTCACTTGTTCTGAATAAATTTGATGCTGGATGTATGATTTCTTATTCTAAAAAAGGAGCTAATGAGAATGAGAATATTTTAATGCAAGGAGCTGGAGTTCCAGCTGAAATGGGTAAATCCCTTTTTATTATGAAAATTGACGGGATATTGCAGCTGTTTCATTCCATGACGAAAGAGATGTAAGGACTGTAAATAAAAACCTAATTAAGGCAAAATTAAGTAACAAGGATTATGAAGCGGAAGTAATCACATATTGGACAGTATTGTGAAGCATCCGATTCAACTGAACATTTTGGAACAATAAAAATTACTAGGAAAAAGGATAATTCTACAATCTCTATTAATTTTGTAGGGGGATAGCTTGCTGAAAGTGTTTTAAGATTCAAAATGAATAAATTAGCATCCCCGATGTCGCGGATTATATAGTTAAAGATGGCGACTACGTTTATATAGAATGATAAAGTTATCTCATGGTTTAGTTTTATACTCGGCTACGGTCGGGATTTTTAATATATTTGATAATGAATAATAATTATTTGCTGGACATTGGAGATAGAGTTGCAGAAACCGATGTCGCGGATTTGCAATCAGTGACTTTTCATTAATAAAATTTGTATTTTTAATAAAAACACAAATGTCTACAAAATACAAAGTATTAGAAATTGATCAATCATATTTCATTACCATCACTACTGTAGGATAGGTCGATGTGTTCACAAGACTATCACAAAAATAATCATCATTGATTCTTTGAAATATTGTCAATCCCAAAAAAGTCTTTCGATTTTTGTGTACTACA
Proteins encoded in this region:
- a CDS encoding type VI secretion system Vgr family protein, producing MSNTSSTSGGSVFRPSQNASGISANHQSGINRLVKLSLIIEGKVIKYYKHFRLKQSAQRHHEFTLTLAHDTLGDRQTHTLEEANKFLGKRLTAVISYKDIDKSPERTFVGVITGVGFSQEKMSLGNIVLSGYSPTILLDGAPHIQSFGGSQAVNMGIIAEEVIRQGLDKSRFDIRIDTNDYSQIIYSSQYDETHYNYLARMAEAYGEQFYYDGEVLHFGKLPPQNQPIKLTYGSSANDIKVELKAVHTKPQFYGYNSSKHEKLTSGATPIQHVGDLAKTAYQHNETIYKTPSLRVAPIKATTHLDVEYSQRSTSGSEAVNVFNISGSTTVPFLHPGCAVDIEMRKPDTNETSYFTRIMVTETIHDIDTIGHYSGSFHGIASDTGFLPKPEFTVPKAEPQIATVISNTDPEGQGRVQVRFDWQTNDTTHFIRMMSPDAGGTDQITQNRGYVAIPEVGDQVMVNFVHNHPDRPFVMGGMFHGGIGLGGGIDNRVKSIQTRSGIRILMNDEEGSVKILDPSGNSIFMDGKGNISMNAPKNFTLNAGENINITAGKEISVDAGASITSSANDNIISTAGTDIVQTAAGDIRETSDTRSEMVEKDFFRQSETSNEIAGEISMFSELENMTMQSGKIVEFNSAEKSKLF
- the tssD gene encoding type VI secretion system tube protein TssD; the encoded protein is MAANSRGILKFNGSEGQKLLKLNYSVSRSTDVSGRVASDPSNALVKVTIEATEKSEILESLLNGKYKPTTGEITFNKSHEEGTLITLNWENGYVIQHEVDFDAVDENSMLISFVISAETINYGNSAYKGLWPSS
- a CDS encoding LacI family DNA-binding transcriptional regulator; translation: MTKKNATIYDISKKINVSVATVSRALNDHPRISQATKDLVKKTAKEMNYKQNNLAKALKSGETKNVGIIVPFVNTNFFSSVIRGIEEELSPFGYHVIICQSHEDVNIEKKHLNTLLNAQVDGIFMSVSRTTVDTEHIQHILDTTNTPIIFFDRKKDIPGISTVTVDDYKGGYMATEHLIEEGYKNICHFSGDLNLEIYQNRLNGYKQALTDHNLTVNEENIIFTGSSIDAGIEAIKTLWNRKSIPDAIFSASDFAALGACQELKKRKIKIPQEVAVIGFSNEPFTQFMELPMSSMDQTPVIMGNMAGQVFLDNIKDNSSGVSIEKKVVLAPKICVRKSSKRK
- a CDS encoding endonuclease domain-containing protein; this translates as MKEILTRINGIFIHKNFVENLPYNPKLKTLLSGKRKAGILSEVIFWNQVRAKSFYRIDFDRQRIIGNYIVDFYVKKLGLVIEIDDWSHDFKKDDDEVRQKYLESLGLRIFRITDFDVKNNLGVVMKSLEDFIVENYGC